From Saccopteryx leptura isolate mSacLep1 chromosome 3, mSacLep1_pri_phased_curated, whole genome shotgun sequence, one genomic window encodes:
- the PRMT1 gene encoding protein arginine N-methyltransferase 1 isoform X3: protein MVGVAEVSCGQAESSEKPNAEDMTSKDYYFDSYAHFGIHEEMLKDEVRTLTYRNSMFHNRHLFKDKVVLDVGSGTGILCMFAAKAGARKVIGIECSSISDYAVKIVKANKLDHVVTIIKGKVEEVELPVEKVDIIISEWMGYCLFYESMLNTVLYARDKWLAPDGLIFPDRATLYVTAIEDRQYKDYKIHWWENVYGFDMSCIKDVAIKEPLVDVVDPKQLVTNACLIKEVDIYTVKVEDLTFTSPFCLQVKRNDYVHALVAYFNIEFTRCHKRTGFSTSPESPYTHWKQTVFYMEDYLTVKTGEEIFGTIGMRPNAKNNRDLDFTIDLDFKGQLCELSCSTDYRMR, encoded by the exons ATGGTAGGCGTGGCTGAG GTCTCCTGTGGCCAAGCAGAAAGCAGCGAGAAGCCCAATGCTGAGGACATGACGTCCAAAGATTACTACTTTGACTCATATGCTCACTTTGGCATCCATGAG gagaTGCTGAAAGATGAGGTACGCACCCTCACCTACCGCAACTCCATGTTTCACAACCGGCACCTCTTCAAGGACAAGGTAGTGCTGGACGTGGGCTCAGGCACAGGGATTCTCTGCATGTTTGCTGCCAAGGCCGGGGCCCGTAAGGTCATCGGG ATCGAGTGTTCCAGTATCTCTGATTATGCGGTGAAGATCGTCAAAGCCAACAAGTTAGACCATG TGGTGACCATCATCAAGGGGAAGGTAGAGGAGGTGGAGCTTCCGGTGGAGAAGGTTGACATCATCATCAGCGAGTGGATGGGCTACTGTCTCTTCTACGAGTCAATGCTCAACACCGTGCTCTATGCCCGAGACAAGTGGCTG GCTCCTGATGGCCTCATCTTCCCAGACCGAGCCACGCTGTATGTGACAGCCATCGAGGACCGGCAGTACAAAGACTACAAGATCCACT ggtGGGAGAACGTGTACGGCTTTGACATGTCTTGCATCAAAGACGTGGCTATCAAGGAGCCCCTGGTGGATGTGGTGGACCCCAAGCAGCTGGTCACCAACGCCTGCCTCATAAAG GAGGTGGACATCTACACGGTGAAGGTGGAAGACCTGACCTTCACCTCTCCCTTCTGCCTGCAAGTGAAGCGGAACGACTACGTGCACGCCCTGGTGGCCTACTTCAACATCGAGTTCACCCGCTGCCACAAGAGGACCGGCTTCTCCACCA gcCCCGAGTCCCCATACACGCACTGGAAGCAGACGGTGTTCTACATGGAGGACTACCTGACGGTGAAGACAGGCGAGGAGATCTTTGGCACCATCGGCATGCGGCCCAATGCCAAGAATAAT CGCGACCTGGACTTCACCATTGACCTGGACTTCAAGGGCCAGCTGTGTGAGCTGTCCTGCTCCACCGACTACCGGATGCGTTGA
- the PRMT1 gene encoding protein arginine N-methyltransferase 1 isoform X1, which produces MAAAEAANCIMENFVATLANGMSLQPPLEEVSCGQAESSEKPNAEDMTSKDYYFDSYAHFGIHEEMLKDEVRTLTYRNSMFHNRHLFKDKVVLDVGSGTGILCMFAAKAGARKVIGIECSSISDYAVKIVKANKLDHVVTIIKGKVEEVELPVEKVDIIISEWMGYCLFYESMLNTVLYARDKWLAPDGLIFPDRATLYVTAIEDRQYKDYKIHWWENVYGFDMSCIKDVAIKEPLVDVVDPKQLVTNACLIKEVDIYTVKVEDLTFTSPFCLQVKRNDYVHALVAYFNIEFTRCHKRTGFSTSPESPYTHWKQTVFYMEDYLTVKTGEEIFGTIGMRPNAKNNRDLDFTIDLDFKGQLCELSCSTDYRMR; this is translated from the exons ATGGCGGCAGCCGAGGCCGCGAACTGCATCATGGAG AATTTTGTAGCCACCTTGGCTAATGGAATGAGCCTCCAGCCGCCTCTTGAAGAA GTCTCCTGTGGCCAAGCAGAAAGCAGCGAGAAGCCCAATGCTGAGGACATGACGTCCAAAGATTACTACTTTGACTCATATGCTCACTTTGGCATCCATGAG gagaTGCTGAAAGATGAGGTACGCACCCTCACCTACCGCAACTCCATGTTTCACAACCGGCACCTCTTCAAGGACAAGGTAGTGCTGGACGTGGGCTCAGGCACAGGGATTCTCTGCATGTTTGCTGCCAAGGCCGGGGCCCGTAAGGTCATCGGG ATCGAGTGTTCCAGTATCTCTGATTATGCGGTGAAGATCGTCAAAGCCAACAAGTTAGACCATG TGGTGACCATCATCAAGGGGAAGGTAGAGGAGGTGGAGCTTCCGGTGGAGAAGGTTGACATCATCATCAGCGAGTGGATGGGCTACTGTCTCTTCTACGAGTCAATGCTCAACACCGTGCTCTATGCCCGAGACAAGTGGCTG GCTCCTGATGGCCTCATCTTCCCAGACCGAGCCACGCTGTATGTGACAGCCATCGAGGACCGGCAGTACAAAGACTACAAGATCCACT ggtGGGAGAACGTGTACGGCTTTGACATGTCTTGCATCAAAGACGTGGCTATCAAGGAGCCCCTGGTGGATGTGGTGGACCCCAAGCAGCTGGTCACCAACGCCTGCCTCATAAAG GAGGTGGACATCTACACGGTGAAGGTGGAAGACCTGACCTTCACCTCTCCCTTCTGCCTGCAAGTGAAGCGGAACGACTACGTGCACGCCCTGGTGGCCTACTTCAACATCGAGTTCACCCGCTGCCACAAGAGGACCGGCTTCTCCACCA gcCCCGAGTCCCCATACACGCACTGGAAGCAGACGGTGTTCTACATGGAGGACTACCTGACGGTGAAGACAGGCGAGGAGATCTTTGGCACCATCGGCATGCGGCCCAATGCCAAGAATAAT CGCGACCTGGACTTCACCATTGACCTGGACTTCAAGGGCCAGCTGTGTGAGCTGTCCTGCTCCACCGACTACCGGATGCGTTGA
- the PRMT1 gene encoding protein arginine N-methyltransferase 1 isoform X2, which translates to MAAAEAANCIMEVSCGQAESSEKPNAEDMTSKDYYFDSYAHFGIHEEMLKDEVRTLTYRNSMFHNRHLFKDKVVLDVGSGTGILCMFAAKAGARKVIGIECSSISDYAVKIVKANKLDHVVTIIKGKVEEVELPVEKVDIIISEWMGYCLFYESMLNTVLYARDKWLAPDGLIFPDRATLYVTAIEDRQYKDYKIHWWENVYGFDMSCIKDVAIKEPLVDVVDPKQLVTNACLIKEVDIYTVKVEDLTFTSPFCLQVKRNDYVHALVAYFNIEFTRCHKRTGFSTSPESPYTHWKQTVFYMEDYLTVKTGEEIFGTIGMRPNAKNNRDLDFTIDLDFKGQLCELSCSTDYRMR; encoded by the exons ATGGCGGCAGCCGAGGCCGCGAACTGCATCATGGAG GTCTCCTGTGGCCAAGCAGAAAGCAGCGAGAAGCCCAATGCTGAGGACATGACGTCCAAAGATTACTACTTTGACTCATATGCTCACTTTGGCATCCATGAG gagaTGCTGAAAGATGAGGTACGCACCCTCACCTACCGCAACTCCATGTTTCACAACCGGCACCTCTTCAAGGACAAGGTAGTGCTGGACGTGGGCTCAGGCACAGGGATTCTCTGCATGTTTGCTGCCAAGGCCGGGGCCCGTAAGGTCATCGGG ATCGAGTGTTCCAGTATCTCTGATTATGCGGTGAAGATCGTCAAAGCCAACAAGTTAGACCATG TGGTGACCATCATCAAGGGGAAGGTAGAGGAGGTGGAGCTTCCGGTGGAGAAGGTTGACATCATCATCAGCGAGTGGATGGGCTACTGTCTCTTCTACGAGTCAATGCTCAACACCGTGCTCTATGCCCGAGACAAGTGGCTG GCTCCTGATGGCCTCATCTTCCCAGACCGAGCCACGCTGTATGTGACAGCCATCGAGGACCGGCAGTACAAAGACTACAAGATCCACT ggtGGGAGAACGTGTACGGCTTTGACATGTCTTGCATCAAAGACGTGGCTATCAAGGAGCCCCTGGTGGATGTGGTGGACCCCAAGCAGCTGGTCACCAACGCCTGCCTCATAAAG GAGGTGGACATCTACACGGTGAAGGTGGAAGACCTGACCTTCACCTCTCCCTTCTGCCTGCAAGTGAAGCGGAACGACTACGTGCACGCCCTGGTGGCCTACTTCAACATCGAGTTCACCCGCTGCCACAAGAGGACCGGCTTCTCCACCA gcCCCGAGTCCCCATACACGCACTGGAAGCAGACGGTGTTCTACATGGAGGACTACCTGACGGTGAAGACAGGCGAGGAGATCTTTGGCACCATCGGCATGCGGCCCAATGCCAAGAATAAT CGCGACCTGGACTTCACCATTGACCTGGACTTCAAGGGCCAGCTGTGTGAGCTGTCCTGCTCCACCGACTACCGGATGCGTTGA